A single Fusobacterium hominis DNA region contains:
- a CDS encoding amidohydrolase, which translates to MNIDELKKKIIETIDKNKDILFKVGREIYKNPEFGYKEFNTTKIVRDFFKDNLQIETEDKIAYTGCRARVNENKNGPKIAILGELDGICCSEHKDANSIGATHTCGHNAQITGMLGAAIGLIKSNALEFLDGKIDFIATPAEEFIELEYRSSLKEQGEIKYFGGKQELISRGAFDDVDMAAMFHLLNLEDGKRVLTGPVSNGFIGKEVQFIGKEAHAGSAPYEGINALTAAMLAINNVNALRETFREQDKVRFHPIITKGGDIVNVVPAHVKMESYVRARTIEAMISANKKINTALIAGAHAIGGNIEIKEIPGYLPIQRHDSFEDVLHKNLNFLGIKDEEIIKGGDFTGSFDFGDLSQIMPTIHPMFGGITGALHSRNYHIESEEDVYLLPAKALALTIVDLLIDNAKKANEILAKFKPGLTKEEYLEFLNSNDRVIKG; encoded by the coding sequence ATGAATATAGATGAATTAAAAAAGAAAATAATAGAAACAATTGATAAGAATAAAGATATTTTATTTAAAGTAGGTAGAGAAATATATAAAAATCCAGAGTTTGGATATAAAGAGTTTAACACAACAAAAATTGTAAGAGACTTTTTTAAGGATAATCTTCAAATAGAAACAGAAGATAAAATTGCATATACAGGGTGTAGAGCTAGAGTAAATGAAAATAAAAATGGACCTAAAATTGCAATTTTAGGAGAATTAGATGGGATTTGTTGTAGTGAGCATAAAGATGCAAACTCTATAGGTGCAACTCATACTTGCGGACATAATGCTCAAATTACAGGAATGTTAGGAGCTGCTATAGGTCTTATAAAATCTAATGCTTTGGAATTTTTAGATGGAAAAATAGATTTTATTGCAACTCCAGCAGAAGAATTTATAGAATTAGAGTATCGTAGCAGTTTAAAAGAACAGGGAGAAATAAAATATTTTGGTGGTAAACAAGAGCTAATATCTCGTGGAGCATTTGATGATGTAGATATGGCTGCCATGTTTCATCTTTTAAATTTAGAAGATGGTAAAAGAGTATTAACAGGACCTGTAAGTAATGGATTTATAGGAAAAGAAGTACAATTTATAGGAAAAGAAGCTCATGCAGGATCAGCTCCATATGAAGGAATAAATGCACTAACAGCAGCTATGTTAGCTATAAATAATGTAAATGCATTAAGAGAAACATTTAGAGAACAAGATAAAGTAAGATTTCATCCGATTATTACTAAGGGTGGAGATATTGTAAATGTAGTTCCAGCACATGTAAAAATGGAATCTTATGTGAGAGCAAGAACTATAGAGGCTATGATAAGTGCTAATAAAAAAATAAATACTGCATTAATAGCAGGAGCACATGCTATTGGTGGAAATATAGAGATAAAAGAAATACCAGGATATCTTCCTATACAAAGACATGATAGTTTTGAAGATGTATTACATAAAAATTTAAATTTTTTAGGTATTAAAGATGAAGAAATTATAAAAGGTGGAGATTTTACTGGATCATTTGATTTTGGCGATCTATCACAAATAATGCCAACAATTCACCCTATGTTTGGTGGAATAACAGGAGCACTTCACTCAAGAAATTATCATATAGAAAGTGAAGAAGATGTATATTTATTACCAGCTAAAGCATTAGCTTTAACTATTGTTGATTTATTGATAGATAATGCTAAAAAAGCAAATGAAATTTTAGCTAAGTTTAAACCAGGTCTAACTAAAGAAGAATATTTGGAATTTTTAAATTCAAATGATAGAGTTATTAAAGGTTAA
- a CDS encoding M20/M25/M40 family metallo-hydrolase, which yields MINKKRLVDTFVEMVKIYSPSKKEKEIANYLIERLEKLGADEIHLDENYDIYGGNAPVIFAKFKGQLRGDGVTLCAHMDVIEPCSNINVICEEDIIKTDGKTTLGGDDKGGIAAILEVLETIKEKNLQHRDICVVFTPCEEAGLAGAKSIKWNNIPEKVFPAKNMIVVDNAGKSGIIAHTAPSKYDFRFEIYGKKAHAGIEPEKGINSIVVASEIISKFTTGRIDTTTTSNISNIESNFATNVVPDFCSFEGEIRGHSEEKIIEILSQYESICNEVCNRYGAQFKFEKKCDFPILKPKDDLKFAKAFEKVYLDMGIDTALVVIGGGSDSNIFAKQGFNSIIIGIGMYKVHTTEEYLELADLYNTTEAILRYVTI from the coding sequence ATGATTAATAAAAAAAGATTAGTAGATACATTTGTTGAAATGGTAAAAATATATTCGCCATCAAAAAAAGAAAAAGAAATTGCAAATTATCTTATTGAAAGGCTAGAAAAATTAGGAGCAGATGAAATACATTTAGATGAAAACTATGATATTTATGGTGGAAATGCTCCAGTAATATTTGCAAAGTTCAAAGGTCAGTTACGTGGAGATGGAGTTACTTTATGTGCTCATATGGACGTAATAGAGCCGTGTAGTAATATAAATGTAATATGTGAGGAAGATATAATAAAAACTGATGGTAAGACAACTTTAGGTGGCGATGATAAGGGAGGAATAGCTGCCATTTTAGAAGTCTTAGAAACAATAAAAGAAAAGAATTTACAACATAGAGATATCTGTGTTGTATTTACTCCTTGTGAAGAAGCTGGATTAGCGGGAGCTAAAAGTATAAAGTGGAATAATATTCCAGAGAAAGTTTTTCCAGCAAAAAATATGATAGTTGTAGATAACGCAGGAAAAAGTGGAATAATAGCTCATACAGCTCCTAGTAAATATGACTTTAGATTTGAAATTTATGGGAAAAAAGCTCATGCAGGAATAGAACCTGAAAAGGGAATAAACTCAATAGTAGTAGCATCAGAGATTATAAGTAAATTTACGACAGGTAGAATAGATACCACAACTACTTCAAATATAAGTAACATAGAGTCAAATTTTGCAACAAATGTTGTCCCAGATTTTTGTAGTTTTGAAGGAGAAATAAGAGGGCATTCTGAAGAAAAAATAATAGAAATATTATCTCAATATGAATCTATATGTAATGAAGTATGTAATAGATATGGGGCACAATTTAAATTTGAGAAAAAATGTGATTTTCCAATATTAAAACCTAAAGACGATTTAAAATTTGCTAAAGCATTTGAAAAAGTTTACTTAGATATGGGTATAGATACAGCACTAGTTGTTATTGGTGGTGGTTCAGATAGTAATATTTTTGCAAAACAAGGATTTAATTCAATAATAATAGGAATAGGTATGTATAAGGTGCACACCACAGAGGAATATCTTGAGTTAGCTGATCTATATAATACTACTGAAGCAATTTTAAGATATGTGACAATCTAA
- a CDS encoding DUF5058 family protein has product MENLNQWFYAKHPLMWLIAIFGVLLTLVQSTLIMRKAIKAGYELGITKEEMHKGIRTSAIASIGPSLGVVGSLLALLVTMGSAISYVRLSLIGGANYEAMAANFGAKVLNSELSPNMIPVVFTNALWTMGLGLIGVLVFVFLFAHKMDKVNSLLTNGRKALLPAVSLGAMLGSFAFFNIDNVLKYKTNPSVTFSTIFGGIVMFVCMKLADKFTGLRWLRDWSLTLSMFLGAIFSTLLSDKI; this is encoded by the coding sequence ATGGAAAATTTAAATCAGTGGTTTTATGCGAAACACCCGTTAATGTGGCTTATTGCTATTTTTGGTGTGCTTCTTACTTTAGTTCAATCGACATTAATAATGAGGAAAGCAATAAAAGCGGGTTATGAATTGGGGATTACAAAAGAAGAGATGCATAAAGGGATTAGAACAAGTGCAATTGCTAGTATTGGTCCGTCATTAGGTGTTGTAGGAAGTTTGTTAGCTCTACTAGTAACTATGGGATCTGCAATTTCATATGTTAGATTAAGCTTAATTGGTGGAGCAAACTATGAAGCTATGGCAGCTAATTTTGGAGCAAAGGTTTTAAATTCTGAGTTATCACCAAATATGATACCAGTTGTTTTTACTAATGCACTTTGGACAATGGGACTAGGGCTTATTGGAGTATTGGTATTTGTATTTTTATTTGCTCATAAGATGGATAAAGTTAATAGTCTATTAACAAATGGAAGAAAAGCTCTTCTTCCGGCTGTAAGTTTAGGGGCTATGCTAGGATCTTTTGCTTTTTTTAATATAGACAATGTATTGAAGTATAAAACAAATCCAAGTGTAACTTTTTCAACAATATTTGGTGGAATAGTAATGTTTGTTTGTATGAAATTAGCAGATAAATTTACAGGATTAAGATGGTTAAGAGATTGGTCTTTGACATTATCAATGTTTTTAGGAGCTATTTTTTCAACATTACTTAGTGATAAGATTTAA
- the hydG gene encoding [FeFe] hydrogenase H-cluster radical SAM maturase HydG, with translation MREEKYSIEFLNEDRINNILESAKEKSQDKEAVKAILEKAKLALGITPEEAAILLNITDDELLDEMFKTAKAIKEKIYGKRIVMFAPLYVSNYCVNNCKYCGYQHCNDKLNRKKLTREELVEEVKALEKLGHKRIVLEAGEDPINCSLDYILDCIKDIYSIKFENGNIRRININIAATTVENYQKLKAAEIGTYTLFQETFHRPTYESVHLGGPKKDYYYHTTAMFRAREAGIDDVGIGVLYGLYDSSYETIAMIMYANELEKVTGVGPHTISVPRLRAASNVTLQEYPHLVDDEKFKKIVAVLRLAVPYTGMILSTREEAEFRDKVIELGISQVSTGSCTGVGGYSEENQNTAQFEVGDHRSPMEMLESLIKSGYIPSYCTACYRSGRTGDRFMEIAKSGKINVMCEANALMTLKEFLLDYADDHLREVGNEAILKALDKMGNEEFKNQIMGYLKEIENGARDISV, from the coding sequence ATGAGAGAAGAAAAATATAGTATTGAATTTTTAAATGAAGACAGAATTAATAATATACTTGAATCTGCCAAAGAAAAATCTCAAGATAAAGAAGCTGTTAAAGCAATACTTGAAAAAGCAAAGTTAGCTCTTGGTATAACACCAGAAGAAGCTGCTATACTTTTAAATATTACTGATGACGAACTTCTTGATGAGATGTTTAAAACTGCAAAAGCCATAAAAGAAAAAATTTATGGAAAAAGAATTGTTATGTTTGCACCATTATATGTGAGCAACTACTGTGTAAACAATTGTAAATACTGTGGTTATCAACATTGTAATGACAAACTAAATAGAAAAAAACTTACAAGAGAAGAACTTGTAGAAGAGGTAAAAGCTCTTGAAAAACTAGGACATAAAAGAATAGTTTTAGAAGCTGGAGAGGATCCTATAAACTGTTCACTTGACTACATACTTGATTGTATAAAAGATATATATTCAATTAAATTTGAAAATGGAAATATCAGAAGAATTAATATCAATATTGCTGCTACAACTGTTGAAAATTATCAAAAGTTAAAAGCTGCTGAAATTGGTACATATACTCTTTTCCAAGAAACTTTCCACAGACCTACATATGAAAGTGTACATCTAGGTGGACCTAAAAAAGATTATTATTATCATACTACAGCTATGTTTAGAGCTAGAGAAGCTGGAATAGATGATGTTGGAATTGGAGTCTTATATGGACTTTACGATTCTTCTTATGAAACTATTGCTATGATTATGTATGCAAACGAATTAGAAAAAGTTACTGGTGTTGGACCTCATACTATTTCTGTTCCTAGACTAAGAGCTGCAAGTAATGTAACATTACAAGAATATCCTCACCTTGTAGATGATGAAAAATTCAAAAAAATTGTAGCTGTTCTAAGATTAGCTGTTCCATATACTGGAATGATTCTTTCTACAAGAGAAGAAGCTGAGTTTAGAGATAAAGTAATAGAACTTGGAATTTCTCAAGTAAGTACAGGCTCATGTACTGGTGTAGGTGGATATTCAGAAGAAAATCAAAATACTGCTCAATTTGAAGTAGGAGATCATCGTTCACCAATGGAAATGCTTGAAAGCCTTATAAAAAGCGGATATATCCCAAGTTATTGTACTGCATGCTATAGATCAGGACGTACTGGAGATAGATTTATGGAAATAGCTAAGAGTGGAAAAATAAATGTTATGTGTGAGGCTAATGCCCTTATGACACTTAAAGAATTTTTACTTGATTATGCTGATGATCATTTAAGAGAAGTTGGTAATGAAGCTATTTTAAAAGCATTAGATAAAATGGGAAATGAAGAATTTAAAAACCAAATAATGGGATATTTAAAAGAAATTGAAAATGGAGCTAGAGATATTTCGGTTTAA
- a CDS encoding YegP family protein, protein MKFEIFKSQENNKFYFRGKGKNGEIIFQSQGYTTKQNAEKTIEVIKNEAKDAKVEHL, encoded by the coding sequence ATGAAATTTGAAATTTTTAAAAGTCAAGAGAATAATAAATTTTACTTCAGAGGAAAAGGAAAAAATGGAGAAATTATTTTCCAATCTCAAGGATACACAACTAAACAAAATGCTGAAAAGACAATAGAAGTTATAAAAAACGAAGCTAAAGACGCAAAAGTTGAACATCTATAA
- a CDS encoding carbon starvation CstA family protein, translating into MISFIVSIIVLVVGYMVYGKVIEKIFGPDEGAVTPAKRLSDGVDYIEMDWKKTFLIQFLNIAGTGPIFGAVAGAMWGPAAFIWIVFGCIFAGAVHDYLIGMMSLRKDGASVAELVGENLGNGAKQLMRVFSVVLLILVGVVFVTSPAAILHNLIGSVPTLAFVGLIIVYYIIATVLPIDKVIGKIYPLFGICLLVMAVGIGVGIVVQGYDIPEIAFHNFHPQGTSIFPYLCISIACGAISGFHATQSPMMARCIANEKEGRKVFYGAMISEGIVALIWAAAAMSFFGGTDGLGVALSNGGAAVVVNKISSTVLGKVGGILAILGVVACPITSGDTAFRSARLTIADAIGYKQGPILNRFVVAIPLFIIGIALCFIDFNVLWRYFSWSNQTLATIALWAASKYLANKGKNYKVAMIPAMFMTVVVTSYIIIAPEGFVRFFEGTPTATIETIGNVVGIIVSAICTLAFLRSVNKKNALDPELSVEVE; encoded by the coding sequence ATGATCAGTTTTATAGTATCAATTATCGTTTTGGTAGTCGGATATATGGTTTATGGAAAAGTAATAGAAAAGATTTTTGGACCTGATGAAGGGGCAGTTACTCCAGCAAAAAGATTGAGTGACGGTGTTGACTACATAGAAATGGACTGGAAAAAAACATTTTTAATTCAATTTTTAAATATAGCAGGAACAGGACCAATATTTGGAGCTGTTGCTGGTGCAATGTGGGGACCTGCAGCGTTTATATGGATCGTATTTGGTTGTATATTTGCAGGGGCAGTGCATGATTACCTAATCGGTATGATGTCACTTAGAAAAGATGGTGCAAGTGTTGCAGAACTTGTAGGTGAAAACCTTGGAAATGGAGCAAAACAATTAATGAGAGTATTCTCAGTAGTATTATTAATACTTGTAGGAGTTGTATTTGTAACAAGTCCAGCAGCAATTTTACACAATCTAATAGGATCTGTACCAACATTAGCTTTCGTAGGTTTAATAATAGTTTACTATATTATAGCAACAGTTTTACCTATAGATAAAGTTATTGGAAAAATTTATCCATTATTTGGAATTTGTCTTTTAGTAATGGCAGTAGGAATTGGAGTAGGAATAGTAGTTCAAGGGTATGATATACCAGAAATAGCTTTCCACAATTTCCATCCACAAGGAACTTCAATTTTCCCATATCTTTGTATATCAATAGCTTGTGGGGCAATAAGTGGATTCCATGCAACTCAATCTCCAATGATGGCAAGATGTATTGCAAATGAAAAAGAAGGAAGAAAAGTATTTTACGGAGCAATGATATCAGAAGGAATAGTAGCATTAATTTGGGCTGCTGCAGCAATGTCATTCTTTGGTGGAACAGATGGTTTAGGTGTAGCATTATCAAATGGTGGAGCTGCTGTAGTTGTTAATAAAATATCTAGTACAGTATTAGGAAAAGTTGGAGGAATTCTTGCAATATTAGGAGTTGTTGCTTGTCCAATAACATCTGGAGACACAGCATTTAGAAGTGCAAGACTTACAATAGCTGATGCTATAGGATACAAACAAGGACCTATTTTAAATAGATTTGTTGTAGCTATCCCATTATTTATAATCGGAATTGCTTTATGTTTTATAGATTTCAACGTATTATGGAGATACTTTAGCTGGTCAAACCAAACTCTTGCAACAATAGCTCTATGGGCAGCAAGTAAATATCTAGCAAATAAAGGTAAAAATTATAAAGTAGCTATGATACCAGCAATGTTTATGACAGTTGTTGTAACATCATATATAATCATAGCTCCAGAAGGATTTGTAAGATTCTTTGAAGGAACACCGACAGCAACTATAGAAACTATTGGTAATGTAGTAGGAATAATTGTTTCTGCAATATGTACTTTAGCTTTCTTAAGAAGTGTAAATAAGAAAAATGCTTTAGATCCTGAACTTTCAGTAGAAGTAGAATAA
- a CDS encoding cob(I)yrinic acid a,c-diamide adenosyltransferase yields the protein MVHIYTGNGKGKTTASLGLAVRALGHNFKVYIGQFMKGQVYGELKTLEKLGVVVERFGTNNCIISPDHVEQIDIDKAKAGYERAKEILKSGEYDLVILDEICICPFFNLLTEDQIIDLIRLKPAETELVLTGRYAPATLLDYADLVTEMKEIKHYYNTKGLLARDGIER from the coding sequence ATGGTACATATTTACACAGGAAATGGAAAAGGAAAAACAACAGCTAGCCTTGGACTTGCAGTTCGTGCTTTAGGACATAACTTTAAAGTCTATATTGGACAATTTATGAAAGGACAAGTCTATGGTGAACTAAAAACTCTTGAAAAATTGGGAGTTGTAGTTGAAAGATTTGGAACAAATAATTGCATCATATCACCTGATCATGTAGAACAAATAGATATTGATAAAGCGAAAGCTGGTTATGAAAGAGCAAAAGAAATTCTCAAAAGTGGAGAGTATGATTTAGTTATCTTAGACGAAATTTGTATTTGTCCATTTTTTAATCTACTAACTGAAGATCAAATTATTGATTTAATAAGATTAAAACCAGCAGAAACTGAACTTGTTTTAACTGGAAGATATGCTCCAGCAACTCTTCTAGATTATGCAGACTTAGTAACAGAGATGAAAGAGATAAAACATTATTACAATACAAAAGGACTACTTGCTAGAGATGGAATAGAAAGATAG
- a CDS encoding sensor histidine kinase, which produces MFELTSRILNNLGYIIALAFFFTKFKRSRNIFTRKEYTKQDIILLSIFFSFLSIIGTYTGINYRGAIVNTRNIGVAVAGIIGGPQVGIITGLAAGFHRLFVEPGSPTTLACGIATMVGGFIGAYFYRKTNEKNAYIYGFITGFLIENLSMFLILVAGYFIYNFRVALDIVENIYVPMILANALGVSIVILIIRDIISEQEIMAGKQAKLALEIANKSLPYFRRGQSLNEVCKIILNSIEAQVVVITNDKDIIASHLASEKYILNHTEIKSDATKEVLKTGNFLVLGKEDSDIIDFQCIDGDIKSCIILPLFVGEKKIFGTLKLYFDTSKTVTARKKYLAEGLSMLISTLIEISRMEDFKAMAKEAELKALQTQINPHFLFNALHTISSFVRINPDKAREIIMDLSTYLRYNLENTSNLVPLHKELSQVSAYINIEKARFGDKISVICDVPQEFLDIKVPPLIIQPLVENSIKHGILKRREGGLVQILAKQENKGCVIIIEDNGVGIEQSIIDNINNKISKNIGLKNVHNRLKLLFGNGLSIEKLTNGTRISFYIE; this is translated from the coding sequence ATGTTTGAGCTAACCAGTAGAATTTTAAATAATTTAGGATACATAATTGCACTTGCTTTTTTCTTTACTAAATTTAAGCGTTCAAGAAATATATTTACAAGAAAAGAATATACAAAACAAGATATCATATTACTTTCAATATTCTTCTCTTTTTTATCCATAATAGGAACATATACTGGAATTAATTATAGAGGTGCTATTGTTAATACTAGAAATATTGGTGTTGCTGTTGCTGGAATTATTGGCGGACCACAAGTTGGTATTATTACTGGTTTAGCTGCAGGTTTTCACAGACTTTTTGTAGAGCCTGGAAGTCCTACTACCCTTGCATGTGGTATTGCTACTATGGTAGGTGGATTCATTGGTGCATACTTCTATCGAAAAACAAATGAAAAAAATGCTTATATCTATGGATTTATAACTGGTTTTTTAATAGAAAATTTAAGTATGTTTTTAATATTAGTTGCAGGATATTTTATATATAATTTTAGAGTTGCACTAGACATAGTAGAAAATATCTATGTACCTATGATTCTTGCTAATGCTTTAGGTGTATCTATTGTTATTTTAATCATAAGGGATATTATATCTGAACAAGAAATTATGGCAGGAAAACAAGCAAAATTAGCTCTTGAAATTGCAAATAAATCACTTCCTTATTTTAGACGTGGACAGTCTCTAAATGAAGTTTGTAAAATTATCCTAAATTCCATAGAAGCTCAAGTTGTAGTAATCACAAATGATAAAGATATTATTGCTAGCCATTTAGCATCTGAAAAATATATATTAAATCATACTGAAATAAAAAGTGATGCTACTAAAGAGGTTTTAAAAACTGGAAATTTTTTAGTTTTAGGAAAAGAAGATAGTGATATTATTGATTTCCAATGTATTGATGGAGATATTAAATCTTGTATTATTTTACCTTTATTTGTAGGTGAAAAAAAGATATTTGGAACTTTAAAATTATATTTTGATACTTCTAAGACAGTGACAGCTAGAAAAAAATATCTTGCTGAAGGACTATCTATGCTTATTTCTACATTAATTGAAATAAGTAGAATGGAAGATTTTAAAGCTATGGCTAAAGAAGCTGAATTAAAAGCACTGCAAACACAAATAAATCCACATTTTCTTTTTAATGCCCTGCATACAATTTCATCTTTTGTAAGAATAAATCCAGATAAAGCAAGAGAGATAATTATGGATTTATCTACTTATTTAAGATATAACCTTGAAAATACATCAAACTTAGTTCCACTTCACAAAGAACTAAGTCAAGTAAGTGCCTATATAAATATTGAAAAAGCTAGATTTGGAGATAAAATTTCAGTAATATGTGATGTTCCTCAAGAATTTTTAGATATAAAAGTTCCGCCTCTTATTATTCAACCACTTGTTGAAAATAGCATAAAGCATGGTATTTTAAAAAGAAGAGAAGGTGGATTAGTACAAATTTTAGCTAAACAAGAAAATAAAGGTTGTGTCATTATAATAGAAGATAACGGTGTAGGTATCGAACAAAGCATAATTGATAATATAAACAATAAAATAAGCAAAAATATTGGACTTAAAAATGTCCACAATAGATTAAAGCTTCTATTTGGAAATGGACTATCTATTGAGAAATTAACAAATGGAACAAGAATATCATTTTACATAGAATAA
- a CDS encoding LytR/AlgR family response regulator transcription factor, with the protein MFNCVIVEDEYPAREELKYFISNHENINLEKEFDNPIDALKYLQCNKVDGIFLDINMPELDGMSLGKILRKLNPDMKIVFITAYRDYAADAFEIRAFDYLLKPYSEKRINEVLESLIKSSENENDSPKEIARINKVTVFLGEKMVVISLDEIYYIEVIEKESMVYTKNQVYSSKLKISKWEEILPKPEFYRTHRSYIVNLDKITEVEPWFNGTYILKIKDLKFKVPVSRTNVREFKELLTIK; encoded by the coding sequence ATGTTTAACTGCGTTATTGTTGAAGATGAGTATCCTGCTAGAGAAGAACTAAAATATTTCATCTCAAATCATGAGAATATAAATTTAGAAAAAGAATTTGATAATCCTATTGATGCACTCAAATATTTACAGTGCAATAAAGTAGATGGAATATTTTTAGACATCAATATGCCTGAATTAGATGGAATGAGTCTTGGAAAAATTCTTAGAAAATTAAATCCTGATATGAAAATTGTTTTTATTACTGCTTATCGTGACTATGCAGCTGATGCATTTGAAATTCGTGCCTTTGACTATCTTTTAAAGCCATATTCAGAAAAAAGGATTAACGAAGTTTTAGAAAGCCTCATTAAATCTAGTGAAAATGAAAATGATAGCCCTAAAGAAATTGCTAGAATCAATAAAGTTACTGTCTTTTTAGGGGAGAAAATGGTAGTTATTTCCCTTGATGAAATATATTATATAGAGGTAATTGAAAAAGAAAGTATGGTCTATACAAAAAATCAAGTATATTCTTCAAAACTTAAAATATCTAAATGGGAAGAAATTTTACCTAAACCTGAATTCTATAGAACTCACCGTTCTTATATTGTAAATTTAGATAAAATAACAGAAGTTGAACCATGGTTTAATGGAACATATATTTTAAAAATAAAAGATCTAAAATTTAAAGTTCCTGTAAGTAGAACAAATGTAAGAGAATTTAAAGAACTCTTAACTATAAAATAA
- a CDS encoding DNA alkylation repair protein gives MKNLVDLVWNEKSYLEFIKYLKDNADEKYRKFQLGILGVHKEIIGIKTPILRNLAQEITKGNWNNFICYTQKYYYEESVLKGLVIGYANISLDKRIEYIEEFIKDIDNWAVCDICVGNFKFIKENKEYFYPYIKECIKSINPWKIRVGLVAILNFYMDTNYLKEIFYICENIISDDYYVKMAQAWLISILFINFRDETLIYLQENNLDSWVQNKGIQKIRESTRVSVEDKRMILNYKK, from the coding sequence ATGAAAAATTTGGTAGATTTAGTTTGGAATGAAAAAAGTTATCTAGAATTTATAAAATATTTAAAGGATAATGCAGATGAAAAATATAGAAAATTTCAGCTTGGCATATTAGGTGTTCATAAAGAGATTATCGGAATAAAAACACCTATTTTAAGAAATCTTGCACAAGAAATAACAAAGGGTAATTGGAATAATTTTATTTGTTACACACAAAAATATTATTACGAAGAAAGTGTTTTAAAAGGACTTGTAATAGGGTATGCAAATATATCTTTAGATAAGAGGATAGAATATATAGAAGAGTTTATTAAAGATATTGATAACTGGGCTGTTTGTGATATCTGTGTAGGAAATTTTAAATTTATAAAAGAAAATAAGGAGTATTTTTATCCATATATAAAAGAGTGCATAAAATCAATAAATCCTTGGAAAATTAGAGTAGGACTAGTAGCTATTTTAAATTTTTATATGGATACTAATTATTTAAAAGAGATTTTTTATATATGTGAAAATATAATAAGTGATGACTACTATGTAAAAATGGCTCAGGCATGGCTAATTTCTATATTATTTATAAATTTTAGAGATGAAACTTTGATTTATTTACAAGAAAATAATTTAGATAGTTGGGTACAAAATAAAGGTATACAAAAGATTAGAGAATCTACCAGAGTTTCAGTAGAAGATAAAAGAATGATATTAAATTACAAAAAATAA
- a CDS encoding copper homeostasis protein CutC yields the protein MLKEKCVGSYKEAVEAQKLGAHRIELCDNLEEGGTTPSYGTIKTTVRDLNIPVFVIIRPRGGDFFYSPEEIEIMKQDIEICKELNVKGVVLGVLKHDKTIDYEVTKKLVKIAKPMEVTFHKAIDEVDNPVDEVEKLAEIGVDRILSSGTKETALEGQNILNEMIKKAAHKIKIVVAGKVTKENLQEISTKIPSQEYHGKKIV from the coding sequence ATGTTAAAAGAAAAGTGTGTAGGAAGTTATAAAGAGGCAGTAGAAGCTCAAAAATTAGGAGCTCATAGAATAGAATTATGTGATAATTTAGAAGAGGGTGGAACTACTCCTTCTTACGGAACTATAAAAACTACAGTAAGAGACTTAAATATTCCTGTATTTGTTATAATAAGACCTAGAGGTGGAGATTTTTTCTATTCACCAGAAGAGATTGAAATTATGAAACAGGATATAGAAATTTGTAAGGAGTTAAATGTTAAAGGAGTTGTTTTAGGTGTTTTAAAACATGATAAAACTATTGATTATGAAGTTACAAAAAAGTTAGTTAAAATTGCAAAACCAATGGAAGTGACTTTTCATAAAGCTATAGATGAAGTTGATAATCCAGTAGATGAAGTTGAAAAGTTAGCTGAGATAGGTGTAGATAGAATTTTAAGTTCTGGAACTAAAGAAACAGCTTTAGAGGGACAAAATATATTAAATGAAATGATAAAAAAAGCTGCACATAAGATAAAAATAGTAGTTGCAGGAAAAGTAACAAAAGAAAATCTTCAAGAGATAAGTACGAAAATACCTTCTCAGGAGTATCATGGTAAAAAAATAGTATAA